A segment of the Devriesea agamarum genome:
TAAATACATTTTCCCCGGAACATTCTTCCTCGGGCTGTTCCTTGTCATCCCCGTCATCCTCACCGTGGGCTATTCGTTCACGAATTTCGGCGACGGTGCTCGCGGCTCCAAAGAACAGGCCATTGAAGCCATCACCAGCAGTTCTGTGAAACAGCTCCCTGGTTCTCCGCGATACAACCTCACGGTCGCGACCAAAGCCTCCGTCGCCAAGGGGCCGTTCGAGTTTTTCCTAGTCGAGCAGAAAACCGGTGCGGTGTACCGCGGCAGTTCCGAACAACGCCTATCCCCGGTCACTCCCGGTGAGGTCGAGCTCAAGGGTCGCAGGGTGAGCGGGGCGCCCGGATACACGATTCTTACGCCGCGAGAAATTAATGCGGTCTACCGGGACCTACAAAATGTCGCGGTCCCCGTTGACAACGAGTCGGCGATCAGAATCTCCGGGGTCAACCAGGCGTTTCGGGGAACGAAGACCCTGCGCTATGACGCCTCCCAAGATGCCATCGTGAACTCTGCAACCGGCGAAACCTTCCGGGTGGGGATGGTCGGCACCTCGGAATATTTCGTCAATGCCGACGGCAAGCCGGCTTTCCCTCAGTCCTGGTTACAGGGGGTCGGGTTCGCCAACTACACGCGGCTATTTACCGACGCCAGCATCGGCTCCCAGTTCGCACGAGCCCTGGGATGGAACCTGATATTCGCCTTCGGATCCGTTCTGCTCACCTTCGCGCTTGGGCTCTTTCTAGCCATCGTGCTCAATGATGACCGTATCCGAGGCAAACGGGTGTACCGGTCCTTCCTGCTGCTGCCCTACGCGGTGCCCGGATTTATTGCCCTACTGCTGTGGGCAAACTTCTATAACCGCGATTTCGGGCTGATTAATCAGACGCTTGGCCTGCATATTGACTGGCTCGGGGATCCCACCTGGGCCAAATGTGCCGTCCTGCTGACGAACTTGTGGATGGGTTTTCCTTACATGTTTATCGTCTCCACGGGTGCGCTCCAGGCTATTCCTCAAGACGTGCGCGAAGCCGCCCGGATCGACGGCGCGAGTGGGCTTCAAACCACCCTGCGGGTTGTTACCCCGCTCTTGCTGGTCGCGGTCGCACCGCTGCTGATTTCGAGCTTCGCCTACAACTTCAATAACTTCAACGCGATTCAGCTGCTCACCGGGGGCGGGCCCTTCCCGCCGGGTGAGTACACGCGCGGTGGCACCGACATTCTCATTTCGATGGTGTACCACATCGCCTTCGGTGGTTCCGGCGCAGAATTCGGCTTCGCTTCGGCGGTATCGGTGGCGCTCTTTGTTCTCACTGGGTTCCTCGCAGCCGTCCAATTCCGCATGACCCGGCTGTTAGAAGACGTCAATTGAGTGCCGCATGAGGAGCACAACCATGACCACATCACACACCCCGGCATCCTCGGACACACCAGCCCGCCCCACAGCATTGCGCCAGCGCAAGCTACCGCTGGGCCGCTGGATGCGCGAAGTCGGATGGCGCCACCTGGTCGGGCTCATCGCCCTGGCATTCGCTATTTTCCCCATTCTGTACGTGATCTCGGCGTCGCTTAATCCCTTGGGGACGATCTCCAGCACTCAGATCATTCCCCGGGAGGTGAGCTTCGAGAATTACTCCAAACTGCTTTCCGGTCAGCATGGGCCATTCTTGTCCTGGTACCTCAACACGGTGATCGTCTGCGTGGTGGTATCGATCATCCAAGTGTTTCTCTCGGTTCTCGCGTCCTACGCGTTTAGCCGTTTCCGGTTCACTGGACGTCGCGGCGGCCTGCTCTGCCTGCTGTTAATCATGATGTTCCCCGCGATCCTCGCCATGATCTCGATCTACTCGATGATCTCGGACATCGGCCAGGTGATACCACTGTTCGGTTTAAACACCTTGCCGGGCTATATTCTCGTGCTACTCGGCGGCTCCCTCGGGCAGGTATGGCTGATCAAAGGATTTTTCGACACCGTTCCCAAAGAGCTCGACGAAGCGGCCATCATTGACGGTTGCTCGCACTGGCAAGTTTTCAGCCGCATCCTGCTACCGGCGCTCACCCCGATTCTCGCCACCACGTTGCTGCTGAGCTTGGTGGGTGTGATGAGCGACTTCCTTTTAGGTTCGCTCCTGCTCACCGACGATTCGACGAAGACGCTCGCCGTGGGCATGTACGGGCTGCTCAACGCCGATAAATCCAATAACCTGGGGGTGTTCGCCGCCGGATCCGTGCTCATCATGATTCCGGTCATCGCGCTTTACCAGTTCCTACAGCGCTACATTATCGGCGGCTCCACCGCAGGGGCTGTGAAGGGGTAGAGGCAGAAACCACTCCAATGCGCTGTCCTCGCAGGCGGCCATCCCCATAGCTCAATGACAGGAGAACTCCCTATGTCCCATGAATGGTGGCGCGACGCCGTCGTATATCAGGTGTATCCACGCTCTTTTGCCGACCACAACGGTGATGGCATGGGCGATCTCCCAGGGATCACCGAAAAACTCCCCTATCTCAAAGAACTGGGGGTCGATGCCATCTGGATGTCACCCTTCTACACCTCGCCCCAAAACGATGCGGGGTACGACGTCGCCAACTACACCGATGTTGACCCTCGGTTCGGCACCCTGGGCGATTTCGATACGCTCATGGAACGGGCGCGCGAACTCGGAATTAAAGTTCTCGTCGACATCGTCCCCAACCATTCGTCCTCTGAGCATCCGCTGTTTCAGGAAGCGCTCGCCGCACAACCCGGGTCGGCGGCGCGAGATATGTATATATTCCGCGACGGCACAGGCGAATCCGGCGAGCTTCCCCCCAATAACTGGCAGTCGATCTTTCACGGCGATGGCTGGACCCGCGTGACCGAAACCGACGGCTCACCTGGCCAGTGGTACCTGCATCTTTTCGACACCACCCAGCCAGACTGGAACTGGGATAATCCACGCGTCCATGAGCTCTTCCACGATGTGCTGCGCTTTTGGTTAGATCGCGGCGTCGCCGGGGTACGCGTAGATGTGGCGCATGGACTAGTCAAAGCCCCCGGGTTACCGGATGCGGTCAGCAATCAGGAAGGCCTGATTGACACCGATGAGAACCAGACGCCCCCGTTCTTCGATCAGGATGGCGTGCACGACATCTACCGCGAGTGGCGAAAAATATTCGACTCCTACGACGGTGACCGCATGATGGTCGGTGAATGCTGGGTGCCGGTTGAACGCATGGCCCTATATGTGCGCCCCGGTGAAATGCATCAGATCTTTAATTTCTCGTTCCTGCTAGCCCGCTGGGATGAAGAGAAGATCCGCAGTGCTATCGACACGCCTCTGCGTGACGCTACGGCGGTCGGGGCGCCGACCACCTGGGTGCTGTCCAATCACGATGTGATCCGTCATGCCTCCCGGTACGGATTCAGCCCGGATCGCATTCTGGGTGAAGGCCTCGGCCCTGATGAGGACCAACCAGATCGCATCCTTGGGTTGCGGCGGGCTCGCGCCATGACCGTGCTCATGCTGTCCCTGCCGGGTTCTGCATATATCTATCAGGGCGAAGAGCTCGGGCTGCCTGAGGTTCCCGAGATCCCCGACGAACTGCGTGAAGATCCCGCGCATAAGCGTGCAGGTGTGCCGGGCCGCGACGGATGCCGGGTCCCGATTCCCTGGGAGGCTGACGCCCCGGCGTTCGGCTTCTCCCCCACCGGCGCGTCGTGGCTGCCGCAGCCGGAGTATTTCCGCCAGTACGCTGCCGACTCACAAACCGGCGTGGCGGGATCGACGCTTGAAATGTATCGGCAAGCCTTGCGTCTGCGCCGCGAATATCGGCTCGGATCTTCGGATATGACCTGGTGCGATGACCTTGCCCCCGGCGTGCTCACGCTTCAAGTTGGTCAGATCACGGTCTACCTCAACACCTCTGAGCATACTGTTCCTCTTCCCGACGGGGCACAAGTCCTTTTGACCTCGGCCGATCAGGAACAGCCCAAGCGCGACCACGCCCCACAGCTAGCACCCGATACAGCGATATGGGTCCGCGGATAACCCCGTAGGAGCACCTGACCCCATGCCCGCACCTTCATCGTCCCCTAGCCTTCCTACCGAGTCTGGGGGACGATGAGGGCCTGGCCCCTGGTAGATTGTTTTGGTCCTCGTGCACCTCGCCTCATCCCGGCAGCTCGCGGTCAGTGACGCGTACCGTCGCGTTCTCGCCGAATGCACGCATCGCCCGAGAACAGTCCAGAGAGCAGAAAGGCCCCGCCCTCATGTGCGGTTTCACCGGTTTCGTCGATCCTACGCTCGCGGATAAGCAACCCGTGATCTCCGCGATGGCTGCGCAGATCATTCACCGCGGCCCCGACCAGGAGGGGTATTTCACCGACGACGACATCGCCCTGGGTTTTCGGCGACTATCGATTATCGACCTCAGCCACGGCGACCAGCCCATCGTCAGCCAGGACGGCACGAAGGTCATCGTTTTCAATGGCGAGATCTACAACTACCGGGAACTGCGAGCCGAACTGGTCGAGGCAGGTCTCAGCTTCCGCACCCACTCAGACACCGAAGTCATTCTGCGCGGTTTCGAGCACTGGGGCCAGGATGTTCTGGCTCGTCTACGCGGAATGTTTGCTTTTGTCATCTGGGATACGCAAACCAAGACGCTTTTTGGCGCCCGCGACCCCTTCGGCATCAAACCGTTCTATTACCAGCACAACGACGATGTGTTGATCTTCGGTTCGGAAATTAAATCCTTCCTCCCGCAGCCGAACTTCACCAAAGAAGTCAACACCTCCGTTCTTCCTGACTACCTCTCGTTCGAGTACATTCCGTTCCGCGAAACCCTCTTTTCGGGCGTTCATAAACTGCTCGGCGGCGAATGCTTCACCTTCACCGACGGCAACCTCAGTATCCGTCGCTACCACTCGCTCGAATTCGATATTGACGACAGTAAGTCGCTCGACGACTGGACGCGCATCATCCAGGACGCCGTCGAAGAGTCGGTAGCCGCACACCAAATCGCCGATGTCGAGGTGGGATGCTTCCTGTCCTCTGGTATCGACAGCTCCTACATCACCAAGGAGATGACGAAAACCGGGAACCGGATTAAAGCGTTTTCGGTTGGCTACGCGGAAGAAAAGTACAGTGAGCTGTCGTACGCCCGGGACTTCGCCCAGAAGATAGATGCTGAGTTCCACGAAAAGCAGATCACCGCGGACGAAACTTTCGCTGCCGTGCCGCGGATTCAGTATCTGATGGATGAACCGCTGCCGAACCCATCAGCGCTGCCCCTGTTCTTCCTCACCCAGGCCGCCGCTGAACAGGTCAAAGTCGTCGTCTCCGGCGAAGGCGCCGACGAATTGTTCGGGGGGTACAACCAGTACCGGGAACCACTGGATTACTCCACCTACCAGAAGGTACCTGCCCCGGTGCGCCGCGGCATTGCAGCTATCGCATCCCGGCTCCCCAATTTCCGCGGTAAACGCTTCCTTCTGCGCAACGCCACATCGCTGCCCGAAAGATTCTTCCGCAATAACTACGTCTTTTCGCCGGAGGAACGGCAAAAAGTTTTGCGGGCGCCAATTCCCGCACCCAGTTCAGCCTCAAGGACCAAACCGCTGTTCGATCATGTGGCCCATCTCGACGATGTGACCCAAATGCAGTACGTGGATATCCACACCTGGATGCTGTACGACATTTTACAAAAGGCGGACAAGATGTCGATGGCGCACTCTTTGGAACTGCGGGTTCCTTTCCTCGACCTGCGCGTCTTTGACGTCGCCCGACGCATTCCCAGTAGATTCCGAGTCACCAAAGAGAACACCAAAATTGCGCTGCGCCGCACGGCATTGCGCGAGATTCCCGAACGCACTGCGAACAAGAAAAAACTGGGTTTCCCGGTTCCGCTGAATGATTGGCTGCGCCAGGAACCGTACGTCAGCGAGGTGCGGGCACGCTTTTCCAGCGATGAGGCGGGACTCTTTTTCAACCGCGACTACATTCTCGGCATGCTGGAGACGCACCAGACCGGGGTGAACGGCTATATGAAACGCATCTGGTCGATCTACTGTTTCCTAGTGTGGTACGACGAGTTTTTCGTCAAACGCTGACAGTGTCTAGGTCCTCTGCTCGCAGATCAATCCAAAGGTTTCTCATGCACCGTACCCCTGCCCCCAGCGACGCCCCCTTCGACGTTGTTTTACTTGGCTCGGGCCTTGGCATTTACGCGCTATCTCGCGCATTCCACGAAGCGTACGGCGTAGTCAGCACTGTCGTGGCAGTCGGCGCACCCGAACCGTTTAGGCGCAGCATCACCTGCCAGGTGCATGACCTTCCCTCCGGCAGCACCGATGAGGACCGACTCAAGACCCTGCTTGCGCTCGCTGAGGCTCGCGGGTACTCGTCGGCTGGATCAGCTCAGTCCGGATCTGAGGATTCAGAATCGGCTAAGGCCGACGATGCAAAGGTCACCGGGAGTGATGATTCCGGTGTGCCGGGAACAGGCAGGCGCGAGGCGGCCCAGACCGGCGGAGCCGAAGCAACCTATGGTGCCGAGCCGGGGATATCTGGCGCTTGTGATCACGGTCGGCCTGCGGTGCTGATGTGCAATACCGACGGAGATATCGCTTTTATTGCGCGTCATGCCGACGCTTTAGCCCCTTATTATGTGCTGCGCCTGCCCGACCTCACCACGGTCGAACGCCTATCCGATAAGGCCGAGTTCACGGCTCTGTGCGGTGAGCTCGGTATCGATGCACCGCGCACCCTGACCCTCGATTTCAGGAACGGCCAGCGCCCGGAGATTCCGCATATCGACGCTGGATTCCCCGTCGTCGCCAAGCCAGCTGTGAGCGAACCCCATGTGCGTCTGCGCATGGACGGGAAGAAAAAGGTGTATTTCCTGTCCGACGAAGGGCAACTGCGCGAATTGGTTGATCGTCTATATGAGGCTGGATTCCGCGACCGTTTCGTGGTGCAGGAGCTGATCCCTGGTGACGACACCTATATGCGCTCCATTACCGCTTATCGCGATGCCCGCGGAGTGGTAACACTTGCGGCAAGTGCCGCTGTGCTGCTGGAAGAGCACACTCCAGACGCTTTAGGGCGGCCCGCCGCCATGCTGACTCACACCTATTCCGAGGCTCTTACTCAGGCCCGGGCCATCTTGGAGGCAACCCAGTACATCGGGTTTGCCAACTTCGATATTAAAGAAGATCCTCGCACGGGAACGCTGCACTTTTTGGAGGTGAACCCGCGCATCGGCCGCAATAGTTTCTACGTCACCGGGGCAGGAGCCAATATCGCCCGCTTCATTGTGGAGGATGGCGTCTTTAACCGCGCGGTAGAACCGGTGTTCGGTGTTCCCGAGATTTTGTATTCGATGGTGCCAACCGGCTTGCTCATGCGGTATGTCACCGACCCTGAGCAGCGCAGGCATGTACGTGCAATCGCTCACCGTGGGGTTGTTGATCCGTGGCTATACAAAGCCGAAGGCGCGTGGATGCGCACCTATGCGCGGGTCACCCGATTCAACCATGTCCGGAAGTTCTTGAAGTATTACCCGCGCCCAACCTCTACCGGTTTTTAACTGTCGATGCTAGGGTCGCTGCTAGGTGTACAAAGCGGAAGCTAAGTACACAAAAGTGGCAGTCTAGGCTTACGACTAGCAGCCATGCCATCATCAGCAATGAACGGTCTGCGAGGTAAGGACATGAGCGTTTTTGCTTTACAAGCATCTGAGATTATTTTTCTCTGCGCAATTATTGCGGTCTTCATCGTTGCTATCGCATTGATCATTTATTTCGTGCGCCGGTGAGTAACGGGGGGAGGACGCGATGGGGCGGATGCTGCGCTCTAGTAATGGATCGCTCGGCTACTAAGCAGCTGGCACATTGACCACGCTTCACGTAATCCTATTCATATAGCCATATAACCATATAGCGATACTCACTTAGATTGAGAGCCGCTTTCCAGAGTAGCGCGATCCAGATCTTTAACTCTTTCCGCATCCCGACTTAGCGTGGCGGTTCTTCTCATGGGCCGATAGGTAAGCGCGCTGAGGAGGACACCTGTCACCACGAGAGCCGCCCCGGTAACTTCACCGATACGGACAACCTCGTGAAAGATGAGCCAGGCTGTCGGCATGCCAAAAATCGGCACGAGAAGCGAGAAGGGTGCAACTGATCCCGCCGGGTGCCGCGACATGAGCCACGTCCAGATACCGGATGCAATCACCGTCGCCACGATCACGGTAAACAGAAGACCCAGAGTCGGACCAATACCTTCGGGAGTAACTGCCACCCGAAGTGCGTTTGCGATCCGTTGCGGCCCTTCACATATCCAGCTGAGCACAAACATCGGAATCGGCGGAATCACGGTCATCCACAGCATCAAGCGGAACGGCTCTGTGGTGCGCGCCTGACGGTTGCAGATGTTCCCAATCGCCCAACCGAGGGCACCGATGAGAGTGAGCAGGAAGGGAAGAAAAGTTGCGTGTTCAGCGCGTTGCCACCCGACCAGGGATAGCCCGGCAATAGCGATTACGATGCCGACTGCGCGAAATAGCGTGATCGACTCCTTGAAGAACAAGGCACCCAAGATCACGGTGAACGGCGCGGAGGCTTGGAGAACAAGGGAGGCAAGTCCCGCCGGCATTCCGACTGACATACCCCAGTACAGGAAACCAAATTGGAGAACCCCAAAGCCGGCACCGTATCCGAGGAGCCACCTCCACTTAACCTGCGGGCGGGGAATAAACAGCACGGTCGGAACCGCAAGCAGGCCGAATCTAATAGCGGCAAGCAGTAATGGCGGGTAGGTTTCGAGGGAAATGTCGATTGCTACAAAGTTGATTCCCCAAAGTGCGGCAACCAGAACGGCGAGTGGAACATGACGTACGGGCATACGCCCATCGTCACAGCAAATTTATTAAAGGACAACTGAAACTTTCAACATATACATTGTAGGTTACCTACATGGATATACGGCATCTTCAACTGCTCCGTGAACTCGCCGACCGCGGCAGCATCACCGCGGTAGCGGAGGCAACACACCGCACTGCATCCGCCGTCTCCCAGCAGCTCCGGACCGCTCAACGAGACGCAGGCATGCAGCTTGTCGAGCCGGAAGGACGCGGCGTGCGACTCACCGACGCTGGGCGAATCCTCGCAGCAGGCGGCGTCGAGATCGAGACAATTTTGGCGGCAGTACAAGCTCGCTGGGATGCATACCGACAGGACCCGGGTGGAGCTGTATCTATCGTTGCGTTTCCAAGTGCTGCCACTTTACTTTTCCCTCGCGCCTTACAAGCTGCGGCACACGCCGGAATAGATCTACACATTACTGATCTCGATCCAGCCGAACACGAGTTCGCCGAGCTCACGAGGGATTACGACATTGTGATCGCCCACAGCCTGAATCACCCGGAACCCACCGGCACAACCGGTCTTACTGTTCGTAAACTGATACAGGAACCCCTCGACATCGCATTAGCAGCTACCCATCCTCTCGCCTCACGCACAGCTCTACGCTCCAAAGACGTTGCAGACGCGAACTGGATTGGTGTACCCGAGGGATATCCATTCGATACCGTGCTCACATCTATCGCTACACGACTCGGAAAACCTCTCAACATCACACAGCGAGTCCGCGACAATCGCCTGATCGAAGCGCTTGTCTCCGCGAGCAATCAGCTTGCGGTGCTACCCCGCTTCACTACCCCTGCCAGCGACAGGCTAAAACTGATCCCGATCGTTGATGTATATACCAGCCGCTATCTGTCAGCGATCATGCGACCTGACCGCGCTCAGCGCCGAGCAGTTCAATCAATGCTGAGGGCTATTACAGAGGCTGCACAACAAGCTTCGCACCGATCATCACTGTGACCTGACGGGTCCTGAGTGGTGGATGATGCTTTTCAGCAGGTCACAGTCGTGTACCGCGTCCAGAGCACTAGTGTCCAAGCTCTCGCACCGTGTCCTTCCCTGCCATGTCTAGCAACCGTGTCGGGGATAGCTCATCCCCGTTCACACTCTTGGTAGCAAGAAATTTCGATCGGGTTCACGCATATCAAGACCCGGCATCGACGTACGTACATCGGGCATGTCGATCTTCGGACGCATCTCAAGATCGGCCTGGAGTCCACCTTGAATCAGGCCACGTTTTGCCCGGTCTAGGCTTCTTTTGATAGATCCCGCACTAGGTAGATCTCTGGCACTCGCGGATCAGCTACTCCCCCGCCTCACTACCAGCGTGCTGCGCATCAAGTGGCCAAAAGCATCAGGAAAAAGCGGGGCTGAGTTCTTTGCCAACCGCCCGCACAGTTGCTCGAGCAAGCTCCGTCAAGGAATCGACGAGCCGTTTATCGCCTCGGTAACCGTACTGGTCAAAAACTACCGACAGCTCCGTGCACCCCAGAATGACTGCTCCCGCCCCGGCATCAATCATCTGCGCCACCGCATCATCGAACAGACCTAGATCCACCGGCTGGCCCGCCTTGACCTGGTCGTAAATAACGGTATTGATCATGTCCTGAACGGGGCGCGAAGGAAGCATGGGGGTGCTTCCGAGAGCATCCAGATCGCGCTGATACACCTCCGCGCGCACATTGCCTTCGGTAGCAAAAATAGCGACCGGCGCACCCGAGTGCGCCACAACCTCTGCCGCACTGTGGGCGGTGGTTTCCACAATGCTGAGCAGGGGAATATCGATAGCGCGCATAATGTGCTCGCTGTAGTGGTGGGCGGTGTTACACGGTAAAACTAACAGGTCCACTCCGGCTGCCTGCAACATGCGCGCATCCTGTGCCAGCACAGGCCCAGGGTCCGGGTGGTTGTCGGGATCGAGAATGTGCGCGGTACGGTCCGGAACCGTTGAATGCTGGGCAACTAACGCGTCGATATGCCCCTGATCTGTGGAAGATCGGGTAGCCCTCACCAGCACGTCAAGAAAAGTTGCGGTCGCAGCTGGCCCCACCCCGCCGAGCACGCCCACGACCGGATTGCTCCAGCCTTTACCAAGCTGGGCTAACTGATTCGGATCAGACGCCAACATATTCGCTGCACCCTCAGGCAGGTCCGAACTCACGCCTGGCCTCGTACCGGATGCGGACGGTAGTAGCGACGGAACTTCTTCACATAGTTCATTTGAGATAGCGCAATATATGCCCAGCGTTTCGGATCAGTTTCAACCCCGCGATACACCAAGGGGTTCTTCACCTTCTTCGCAGCGAGCACACGATCTAACTGTTCGCGGGCATCCGGCAGTGTGGTGTAGTGCCGCACGAGCCGGGCGGGAACCACCGTGTACAGCACTTCGTCCTGTTCCTGAATTAGCGAGGTTCCCTCGGGCAACGTTCTGCGGATCAGCTCGTCGACGTAATAGGTGACCGGGTTATGGCCGCCTGCGGTGACGTAGTAATTCGACCGACCCAAACGCGGATTCAGTTCAAAAAACTTGGTTTTTCCATCTCGCGGATCATATTTGAGGTCAAAATTCGCGTATCCAGTCCACTGCAATTCGGAGAGTAGTTTTTGAGCCTGAGCCACCATCTCAGGATTCACGCCAGTCACAATAGCTGCCGGGTTGCCAATGGCGCCGGGGCTGTGTTCTTCCAGCAAGGTCCGCCCCCACGACGCAAAGCGAACCTGCGAGGTGCGATCGCAGTAGCAGGTGAGGATCCGCATGTTTTGGTCATCGCCCGGGATCATGTCCTGGACGATTATGCTTTCGCGATAGCCCGCAGCTCGGATGGTGCGCAGCAGCGCTAAAAGGTCGTGCCGGGATGCCACCGTATGCACTTTGGACTTACCCTCAAAGGAAATCTTTTTCCATTCCGAGACTTCCGCAGGCTTGGCTATCACCGGGTAGATGAAGGGGATCTCGAGATTCGGATCCACATCCTCGGCCAGATTGACAACCCGAGTTGCAGGATGGTCAATCCCGAGCCGTTCGCACAGCGCTGTGAAGTTTTGTTTCTGGGTCCCAGCGTCGAACTGTTCCCGGGAGACATAGGGAACCACCCAACGCTGATCCAGACGATCCCTCAGGCCAATAATGGCTTTCACGGTTGCATCTGCGGAGCCGAGCAGAAGCAGTTTTCCATCCGGGTGGGTTCGCCCGACGTCCTCTAGGACGGGTAGCAACGCCTGAGAATCGAACGGGTCTAAGCAGGTGACGTTGTCGATGATCCGTGAGCGGTCAACGTGCCAGCCTCGCAGCTTAGAAATGACGACGGTGCTCTTCCCATAGGCTTCGTGGAACGCACGCGCCAGGGAATAGGCACCGATATCTCCTCCGACGACGACGGGGGTGAAGTCCTGATCGTGTGCCTGGTCCATGGGGCGAGTCTAGTGGCGATATGGGCCCGCTAGCCCGCAAGCACGGGTGTGACAGCCGACTCTGCCGCTCGGAGTCCAAACAGATCTAGTCGTGTGTG
Coding sequences within it:
- the asnB gene encoding asparagine synthase (glutamine-hydrolyzing), with the protein product MTRTVAFSPNARIAREQSREQKGPALMCGFTGFVDPTLADKQPVISAMAAQIIHRGPDQEGYFTDDDIALGFRRLSIIDLSHGDQPIVSQDGTKVIVFNGEIYNYRELRAELVEAGLSFRTHSDTEVILRGFEHWGQDVLARLRGMFAFVIWDTQTKTLFGARDPFGIKPFYYQHNDDVLIFGSEIKSFLPQPNFTKEVNTSVLPDYLSFEYIPFRETLFSGVHKLLGGECFTFTDGNLSIRRYHSLEFDIDDSKSLDDWTRIIQDAVEESVAAHQIADVEVGCFLSSGIDSSYITKEMTKTGNRIKAFSVGYAEEKYSELSYARDFAQKIDAEFHEKQITADETFAAVPRIQYLMDEPLPNPSALPLFFLTQAAAEQVKVVVSGEGADELFGGYNQYREPLDYSTYQKVPAPVRRGIAAIASRLPNFRGKRFLLRNATSLPERFFRNNYVFSPEERQKVLRAPIPAPSSASRTKPLFDHVAHLDDVTQMQYVDIHTWMLYDILQKADKMSMAHSLELRVPFLDLRVFDVARRIPSRFRVTKENTKIALRRTALREIPERTANKKKLGFPVPLNDWLRQEPYVSEVRARFSSDEAGLFFNRDYILGMLETHQTGVNGYMKRIWSIYCFLVWYDEFFVKR
- a CDS encoding LysR family transcriptional regulator; protein product: MDIRHLQLLRELADRGSITAVAEATHRTASAVSQQLRTAQRDAGMQLVEPEGRGVRLTDAGRILAAGGVEIETILAAVQARWDAYRQDPGGAVSIVAFPSAATLLFPRALQAAAHAGIDLHITDLDPAEHEFAELTRDYDIVIAHSLNHPEPTGTTGLTVRKLIQEPLDIALAATHPLASRTALRSKDVADANWIGVPEGYPFDTVLTSIATRLGKPLNITQRVRDNRLIEALVSASNQLAVLPRFTTPASDRLKLIPIVDVYTSRYLSAIMRPDRAQRRAVQSMLRAITEAAQQASHRSSL
- a CDS encoding glycoside hydrolase family 13 protein, with the protein product MSHEWWRDAVVYQVYPRSFADHNGDGMGDLPGITEKLPYLKELGVDAIWMSPFYTSPQNDAGYDVANYTDVDPRFGTLGDFDTLMERARELGIKVLVDIVPNHSSSEHPLFQEALAAQPGSAARDMYIFRDGTGESGELPPNNWQSIFHGDGWTRVTETDGSPGQWYLHLFDTTQPDWNWDNPRVHELFHDVLRFWLDRGVAGVRVDVAHGLVKAPGLPDAVSNQEGLIDTDENQTPPFFDQDGVHDIYREWRKIFDSYDGDRMMVGECWVPVERMALYVRPGEMHQIFNFSFLLARWDEEKIRSAIDTPLRDATAVGAPTTWVLSNHDVIRHASRYGFSPDRILGEGLGPDEDQPDRILGLRRARAMTVLMLSLPGSAYIYQGEELGLPEVPEIPDELREDPAHKRAGVPGRDGCRVPIPWEADAPAFGFSPTGASWLPQPEYFRQYAADSQTGVAGSTLEMYRQALRLRREYRLGSSDMTWCDDLAPGVLTLQVGQITVYLNTSEHTVPLPDGAQVLLTSADQEQPKRDHAPQLAPDTAIWVRG
- a CDS encoding sugar ABC transporter permease; protein product: MTTSHTPASSDTPARPTALRQRKLPLGRWMREVGWRHLVGLIALAFAIFPILYVISASLNPLGTISSTQIIPREVSFENYSKLLSGQHGPFLSWYLNTVIVCVVVSIIQVFLSVLASYAFSRFRFTGRRGGLLCLLLIMMFPAILAMISIYSMISDIGQVIPLFGLNTLPGYILVLLGGSLGQVWLIKGFFDTVPKELDEAAIIDGCSHWQVFSRILLPALTPILATTLLLSLVGVMSDFLLGSLLLTDDSTKTLAVGMYGLLNADKSNNLGVFAAGSVLIMIPVIALYQFLQRYIIGGSTAGAVKG
- a CDS encoding ABC transporter permease subunit, whose product is MTSIPVCRERSTTITSVIVRVLVLGSALALAAYLLPVLIGQQMWTWALVVALATICLFVLYSTKRFIPGKYIFPGTFFLGLFLVIPVILTVGYSFTNFGDGARGSKEQAIEAITSSSVKQLPGSPRYNLTVATKASVAKGPFEFFLVEQKTGAVYRGSSEQRLSPVTPGEVELKGRRVSGAPGYTILTPREINAVYRDLQNVAVPVDNESAIRISGVNQAFRGTKTLRYDASQDAIVNSATGETFRVGMVGTSEYFVNADGKPAFPQSWLQGVGFANYTRLFTDASIGSQFARALGWNLIFAFGSVLLTFALGLFLAIVLNDDRIRGKRVYRSFLLLPYAVPGFIALLLWANFYNRDFGLINQTLGLHIDWLGDPTWAKCAVLLTNLWMGFPYMFIVSTGALQAIPQDVREAARIDGASGLQTTLRVVTPLLLVAVAPLLISSFAYNFNNFNAIQLLTGGGPFPPGEYTRGGTDILISMVYHIAFGGSGAEFGFASAVSVALFVLTGFLAAVQFRMTRLLEDVN
- a CDS encoding carboxylate--amine ligase yields the protein MHRTPAPSDAPFDVVLLGSGLGIYALSRAFHEAYGVVSTVVAVGAPEPFRRSITCQVHDLPSGSTDEDRLKTLLALAEARGYSSAGSAQSGSEDSESAKADDAKVTGSDDSGVPGTGRREAAQTGGAEATYGAEPGISGACDHGRPAVLMCNTDGDIAFIARHADALAPYYVLRLPDLTTVERLSDKAEFTALCGELGIDAPRTLTLDFRNGQRPEIPHIDAGFPVVAKPAVSEPHVRLRMDGKKKVYFLSDEGQLRELVDRLYEAGFRDRFVVQELIPGDDTYMRSITAYRDARGVVTLAASAAVLLEEHTPDALGRPAAMLTHTYSEALTQARAILEATQYIGFANFDIKEDPRTGTLHFLEVNPRIGRNSFYVTGAGANIARFIVEDGVFNRAVEPVFGVPEILYSMVPTGLLMRYVTDPEQRRHVRAIAHRGVVDPWLYKAEGAWMRTYARVTRFNHVRKFLKYYPRPTSTGF
- a CDS encoding EamA family transporter translates to MPVRHVPLAVLVAALWGINFVAIDISLETYPPLLLAAIRFGLLAVPTVLFIPRPQVKWRWLLGYGAGFGVLQFGFLYWGMSVGMPAGLASLVLQASAPFTVILGALFFKESITLFRAVGIVIAIAGLSLVGWQRAEHATFLPFLLTLIGALGWAIGNICNRQARTTEPFRLMLWMTVIPPIPMFVLSWICEGPQRIANALRVAVTPEGIGPTLGLLFTVIVATVIASGIWTWLMSRHPAGSVAPFSLLVPIFGMPTAWLIFHEVVRIGEVTGAALVVTGVLLSALTYRPMRRTATLSRDAERVKDLDRATLESGSQSK